TCGTGGCGGAGGATGTGCTTAACTGTATTCCTCTGCGTCAGGAGCTTGAGAAGCTGGACAATAAGGCAGAGGCTAACGCAATTTATGTTGCTCTGATTGAGATAGAAAAAACTCTCAAAGTTGCAACTGCGTGGTTTCTTGAAGAAGCCAACAGGCAGCTTATCAAAGATAATAAAGAGATCTTTGAAAAAGTCGTTGCGGCTATACCCCGGTATATATCTGCGGATATGAAAGAGAAGTATGATGAAATGGTTACCTCACTTACAGACAGAGGTATCCCTCAGAAGCTTGCGAAAGCTGTTTGTAATATACGATACAGCAAATCCGCTTTTGATATATTTGATCTGGCTGTTAAGAACGGTTCAGATGTTAAGGATGTTCTTTACTGTTACTATGATGCGGGCTATAAGCTTGGCATCAACGAACTTACAACAGGAATGAAAAATGTTAAGATTCGTGATGAGTGGGAACGGGTAAACCTTGAAAGCATACTTATAAGGGTAAAATTAATACAGAAAGACATAACAGCGCATGCATGTTGCAGTGAAAGAAAATGGCTGGATAAGCTGATATCTTCTGAACCAAAATTCTTTGAAAACTATAGGAATTTTCTTGCAACTGTTCGGGATGGCGAGATAGACAGCCTGGTTCCGTACAACGTTGTGCTTGATATGTTTCATAATTTGATCAGGAAGGTGGATAGTCAATGATTAGAAAGCTGCTGATTGCGGTTTTTATTATAGTTATAGCCGGAGGTAATGTGTTGGCACAGCAGATAGAAAAACTGGACAATGGACTCACGCTTATTTATAAGCAGATACCGAATGTTAATGTCGTGTCTGTGCAGGCATGGATAAAAACAGGCTCTGTTAATGAGACCCAGAAAGAGAACGGAATATCTCACTTTCTGGAACACATGGTTTTTAAGGGGACAGACAAATTTGCCCCCGGCGATATAGACTCCCTCGTTGAAAGCAGTGGCGGTGTCTTAAACGCTGCCACCAGTAAAGATTATACTTTCTATTATGTAACAGCCCCTTCACATAAGGCGGAGGTCGCTTTTGACACTATCTCTGAGATGGTCTTTCATGCGAAGTTTATCCCTGAGGAGATTGCTAAAGAGAAGCCCGTTGTTGTGCAGGAGATAAAGAGAAAGTTTGACAGACCGACAGCGGAGATGTGGACTGATTTTGCTGAAATAATGTTTGGCGGTACTCCATACAGCAGAGAGGTTATCGGGACAGAGGATAATGTTAACGCATTTACGAGAGATATGCTTGTTGACTACTACAACAGGTATTATCACCCGGAGAATATGACACTAGTTGTTGTTGGGGACACTGATTTTAAAAAGGTGAGAGAGCTTGCGGATAAGTATTTCAGCTATAAACGTCAGGTGAGCCCGGGGCATAGGTACAGCAAAATCACAACTCTTGACCTTAAGGAAAATATAGAGAAGACTATAAGCAAAGACCTTTCGCAGGAATACGGCATAATGAGCTTTCCGGCTGAAGGGCTTATGGAAAGCGATGTTTATTCACTTGAGGTTCTGGGAGAAGCGCTTTCCGGCGGCGAGTTTTCCGCTCTTAATCTGCGTATGAAGTATAATAATCCTCTGGTTAACAGTATTACCGGAGGCTACTACGGGGTGCGCACAACCGGTTGCTTTATCTTTACATATAATGCCCAGCCTGGCAGGTCTGATGAAATAAAAAGTGAAATTCTGAAGATTATTAATGATCTGTCTGATATACTTACTGATGAGACAATAGAAAAGGCTAAAAACAGATTAAAAAGCCAGTCTGTGTTTCAGCGTGAAAAGTCATCCAGCGAGGCGAATGATATCGGTTATTCATATACTGTCGGACGTCCGGACTATTATCACGATTTTCTTGAGAACATGAATAAAGTCAGCAAAAAAAGTATAATGACTTCTGTTAAAAATATATTTGACAAAAAATACCTTTGGCTGAGAACGTTGCCTGATAAGGAGAAATAGTTCTGTCATGATTGAACTGCCTATGAGCGGATTCGCAGGAAGACGCGAACTTAAAGATAAACTTGCAGAGCTTTTGTCACAAGAGCTTGTTGACGAATCACTTATTATAAATGTGTACGGTCCCGAAGGGGTCGGAAAAAGCACTCTTGTAGCCGCTGTTGTGGAAGGTCTGCACAAGAAAGCATTTATAGCGGATATTGATATGAATATGCGATGTCTGCGCTTTCCGGAGAATGCTCTGTTTGCCATCAGGCAGGAGATAGGACCTGGGATTGCTGATAGCTTTGCACTGTTTGACCTGCTTTATTTAATGCGGATTGAACGCATACACGGCAAAACACAAGTTCCCCCTTCAAAGTTTTTTTACCACAACTCAGCAGTTCTCAACAGCGTTTTTGAAAAATACAAATCAGATTCACATTTTAGCCGTAATTTCTATAAAGCTGTTGAGGATGGACTTCTCGACGAGTGGTTTGAACTATATGCCAGAAAAGCGGTCTTGCGAATGTTTCAGGCACAAAATCAACTCAACTGGGAATCTCTGATCACTGCGTTTGCTCAGGGGATGAAAGACTATAAGAAGAAAACCGGCAAGGACATGATAATCATCGTGGAGAATGCCGACGATATCTTTGAGATAGATGACAGCGGAAACAGCTGGGCAGTTACTATTGCCGACAAAGCTCAATGTGGTAAATTCATATATTTATCAAAAACCTGCCTGCATCCGCAAAAGACAGGTGAGCACTCGCTTACTTTGCATCTTGATAATTTCGACAACGATGACGGGCGCGCATATTTCGATTCAATAGGGATAGACAGGGAAGCGGTTGTTGACACAGTGCTTGAAAATACAGGAGGGAATCCTGCCCTTGCGAGCTACTGTATTGAAACATCCGATATGATGGAAGAACGCGACGGTCGACCTGCAACGCCTGATATCTATGAGTCCGATGCGGAGAGCATTGTGCATCTCCACCTGAGTAATCTTAAGAGTGATGTTGCGGTATTTGCAAAAGTTATGAGCGCCGTCAGGCTTTTTGACACAGAGCTGTTTGAAGCTGTCCGTGCAGAATTTGCAAGAGATACTGACAAGAGAACTCTGCCGATGAAAGTTTTTACTGACATGCGCTTTGTCGAAAGGCTTGGCGGAGGATTTTACGCTGTACAGAGAGCCTATAAACAGCAAGCAATGAAAGCCCTTGATCCGGAAACACTGGAGAACATAAATTATCTTGCTTATCGTTTTCATATGTCTAAGCTTAACTCTCCGGAGGATTTCCTTAATTTCCCGTTGCATCTCTATGAAGCACTCCATCATGCTAAGGCTACTTTGGATATAGATGGATTTATCATGTGGTTCAGAGGGATAGAGAAAGAATACCTCTCTGCTGAGTTCTTTAATATGTGGCTTGGCATGTACGAAATAGTGAAAGAACACGTTGCGGAGGTGCTTGGCTCAACCCACGAAGAGACTGTAAGCTTCAGTAACACCCTCGCATATCTCTATCTGCGTGCTGGGAGACCGATCAACGCAGAAGATACAATGAAAAAAACTCTTGAT
This window of the Denitrovibrio acetiphilus DSM 12809 genome carries:
- a CDS encoding tetratricopeptide repeat protein encodes the protein MIELPMSGFAGRRELKDKLAELLSQELVDESLIINVYGPEGVGKSTLVAAVVEGLHKKAFIADIDMNMRCLRFPENALFAIRQEIGPGIADSFALFDLLYLMRIERIHGKTQVPPSKFFYHNSAVLNSVFEKYKSDSHFSRNFYKAVEDGLLDEWFELYARKAVLRMFQAQNQLNWESLITAFAQGMKDYKKKTGKDMIIIVENADDIFEIDDSGNSWAVTIADKAQCGKFIYLSKTCLHPQKTGEHSLTLHLDNFDNDDGRAYFDSIGIDREAVVDTVLENTGGNPALASYCIETSDMMEERDGRPATPDIYESDAESIVHLHLSNLKSDVAVFAKVMSAVRLFDTELFEAVRAEFARDTDKRTLPMKVFTDMRFVERLGGGFYAVQRAYKQQAMKALDPETLENINYLAYRFHMSKLNSPEDFLNFPLHLYEALHHAKATLDIDGFIMWFRGIEKEYLSAEFFNMWLGMYEIVKEHVAEVLGSTHEETVSFSNTLAYLYLRAGRPINAEDTMKKTLDDFIAHFGKNTAETVLPMNKLASIYMQTGDYDAAESIYANGLKIREDALGKEHRDVADSLLRLANLYKQLDKKGESLAFVERAAVILNKGKEQNDDDRLEAEENMAEVYAETKNMAKAVQIYKKVCALKKEKFGEYAKETIRSQVKYAESVLKNGQPGKAVKVYEDVLDKTAKTFGGKSKAAAAAVNDLAFAYQKNKEYDKAEEMHKRALEIKNELYGDNHPSTATTVSNYAQLQYLVGDLASAEIGYKKATKVYETVLGRVHQKTALGFNNLGFLTSRMGHFDMAEKYYLDALNSKKALGEEKTVSFASTLNNLGELMFRMGRKEEAKGYLEKALEIYRDALGDEHSTTQVIIKNLAVVNK
- a CDS encoding M16 family metallopeptidase; amino-acid sequence: MIRKLLIAVFIIVIAGGNVLAQQIEKLDNGLTLIYKQIPNVNVVSVQAWIKTGSVNETQKENGISHFLEHMVFKGTDKFAPGDIDSLVESSGGVLNAATSKDYTFYYVTAPSHKAEVAFDTISEMVFHAKFIPEEIAKEKPVVVQEIKRKFDRPTAEMWTDFAEIMFGGTPYSREVIGTEDNVNAFTRDMLVDYYNRYYHPENMTLVVVGDTDFKKVRELADKYFSYKRQVSPGHRYSKITTLDLKENIEKTISKDLSQEYGIMSFPAEGLMESDVYSLEVLGEALSGGEFSALNLRMKYNNPLVNSITGGYYGVRTTGCFIFTYNAQPGRSDEIKSEILKIINDLSDILTDETIEKAKNRLKSQSVFQREKSSSEANDIGYSYTVGRPDYYHDFLENMNKVSKKSIMTSVKNIFDKKYLWLRTLPDKEK